The following are from one region of the Thiocapsa rosea genome:
- the clcA gene encoding H(+)/Cl(-) exchange transporter ClcA, with translation MKFPWRLYVAATLVGVLTGLIGAAFHALLDQAAASRGDLKAFLDAAPVPGWLLLMLLGALVLVTAMWLVRRFAPETAGSGVQEVEAILAGERQLRWKRVLPVKFVAGALAVGSGLVLGREGPTIHMGAALGQMAGERIEPRPGANRALIAAGAAAGLATAFNAPLASIVFVTEELREHFEYRFATIQSVILACCAAVIVSGWMLGQGPDMAMPDLNMAPLEALPLFLVLGILIGALGVLFNGLVLGSVASFRALGTPGAYTAAAVAGLMLGALLWFAPNTVGGGEGLVESLVHGQPALLFLVVLLAVRLLTSIGSYGLGLPGGIFAPMLALGTICGAAFAALITLVAPTLALAPEMFAVAAMGALFAATVRAPLTGIILVIELTGAQALALPIIITCLAATFTAEGMGGRPIYSALLGLQQQSPPRAPARRILAAAMLLVAFIAIERLDVAFQGTGMEPGKTLAEVKPPSPDVADQPAAVSGTSADQPLVASSAPAAPALVTSPPTAVESAPSPEVAGSDLTLSPTGERRPVTEERLASAELPAPPISTESATARAADPAPADDRATLDLVATTSAPSDQGSTIEADARFSIQLISFRNARSLVRFAEDEGLLGEAFKLQTNGQGARWHPVLLGAYADRTAAETALANLPARLQRLAPMIRPLAPDERLVPIESR, from the coding sequence ATGAAGTTTCCTTGGCGGCTTTACGTTGCAGCGACCCTCGTCGGCGTCCTCACCGGATTGATCGGCGCGGCCTTCCATGCGCTGCTGGATCAAGCCGCCGCCAGCCGCGGTGATTTGAAGGCGTTTCTCGATGCGGCACCCGTACCCGGTTGGCTGCTGCTGATGCTGCTCGGTGCCTTGGTGCTGGTCACGGCGATGTGGCTGGTGCGACGTTTCGCCCCGGAGACCGCGGGCAGCGGCGTGCAAGAGGTCGAGGCCATCCTCGCCGGCGAGCGCCAATTGCGCTGGAAGCGCGTGCTGCCGGTGAAGTTCGTTGCCGGTGCCTTGGCGGTCGGCTCCGGTTTGGTGCTTGGGCGCGAAGGACCGACCATCCACATGGGTGCGGCGCTTGGTCAAATGGCCGGCGAGCGCATCGAGCCGCGACCCGGCGCCAATCGCGCCCTCATCGCAGCCGGAGCGGCGGCCGGCTTGGCAACCGCCTTCAACGCGCCGCTCGCCTCGATCGTCTTCGTCACCGAGGAGCTGCGCGAGCACTTCGAGTATCGCTTCGCGACGATTCAGTCCGTCATCCTCGCCTGCTGCGCCGCCGTCATCGTGAGCGGCTGGATGCTCGGACAGGGTCCCGATATGGCGATGCCGGACCTGAACATGGCACCGCTGGAGGCGCTGCCGCTGTTTCTGGTCCTGGGGATCCTCATCGGCGCTCTCGGCGTGCTGTTCAACGGCCTGGTGCTCGGCTCGGTGGCGTCGTTCCGCGCGCTCGGGACCCCCGGGGCCTATACCGCCGCGGCCGTCGCAGGTCTGATGCTCGGTGCGCTGCTGTGGTTCGCGCCCAACACCGTCGGCGGCGGGGAAGGTTTGGTCGAGAGCCTGGTGCACGGCCAACCGGCGTTGCTCTTTTTGGTCGTGCTGCTCGCGGTGCGGCTGCTGACGTCCATCGGCTCCTACGGTCTGGGTCTCCCGGGCGGCATCTTCGCGCCGATGCTCGCGCTCGGCACCATCTGCGGCGCGGCCTTCGCGGCCCTGATCACGCTCGTGGCGCCGACACTGGCGCTCGCCCCGGAGATGTTCGCGGTCGCGGCCATGGGCGCGCTCTTCGCGGCCACCGTGCGCGCACCGCTCACCGGCATCATCCTGGTGATCGAGCTCACCGGCGCTCAGGCCCTGGCCCTGCCGATCATCATCACCTGCCTGGCCGCCACCTTCACGGCCGAGGGCATGGGCGGACGGCCGATCTACAGCGCTCTGCTCGGACTCCAACAGCAGTCACCACCGCGCGCACCGGCTCGGCGCATCCTGGCCGCCGCGATGCTCTTGGTCGCGTTCATCGCCATCGAGCGACTCGACGTCGCGTTTCAGGGGACGGGGATGGAACCGGGCAAGACCCTGGCCGAGGTCAAGCCGCCGAGTCCGGACGTGGCGGACCAACCGGCCGCAGTGTCCGGGACGAGTGCTGATCAGCCTCTGGTTGCGTCGAGCGCCCCGGCAGCGCCTGCCTTGGTCACGTCACCGCCAACCGCCGTTGAATCCGCCCCGTCACCCGAAGTCGCCGGTTCCGATTTGACCCTCAGCCCAACAGGCGAGCGCCGGCCGGTGACCGAGGAGCGGCTGGCTTCAGCAGAGCTGCCGGCGCCGCCGATATCCACCGAGTCCGCGACGGCGCGCGCTGCTGACCCGGCTCCGGCGGACGACCGGGCGACGTTGGACCTCGTCGCGACGACGTCGGCGCCAAGCGATCAAGGGTCCACCATCGAGGCAGACGCCCGTTTCAGCATTCAGTTGATCAGCTTCCGTAATGCCCGCAGCCTTGTGCGTTTCGCCGAGGACGAGGGGCTGCTCGGTGAGGCATTTAAGCTGCAGACGAACGGACAAGGTGCGCGTTGGCATCCAGTGTTGCTCGGCGCCTATGCCGACCGCACCGCGGCCGAGACAGCACTGGCGAACCTGCCAGCCCGCTTGCAGCGCCTCGCCCCGATGATCCGCCCCCTGGCACCCGACGAGCGCCTGGTCCCGATTGAGTCACGCTAA
- a CDS encoding DedA family protein — MPMPETDLQRLGGRFVWIVLVFLLTVAVAVAAFGVGRSAYAQPADASAQQPAELHRSGERKLDEQAHRLAEAITHDIERVEPYLERYGYWAVFAAVGIEGIGIPAPGQTLLEAGALVSAAPGSKLNIYLLLFVTIVATSLGQTLGYLIGRSGGRAVLDRLPISNHGIEKIERAFNRYGGWLVVFGRFVDGPRQLIGLFSGVLKMPWGRFMLLNLVGAVLWASFWALGVYYLDLHFDVMVTALRQLNPWIAGLTILGVVLLLLSMLIALIRRRGRNHPK; from the coding sequence ATGCCGATGCCCGAAACAGATCTGCAGCGTCTCGGTGGGCGCTTCGTTTGGATCGTCCTGGTGTTCTTGCTGACAGTCGCAGTCGCTGTTGCGGCTTTCGGCGTCGGCCGCTCTGCGTATGCGCAACCGGCCGACGCATCGGCGCAGCAGCCGGCGGAGCTGCATCGCAGTGGCGAGCGAAAGCTCGATGAGCAAGCGCACCGGCTTGCAGAAGCGATTACGCACGATATCGAGCGTGTCGAGCCCTACCTGGAACGCTACGGCTACTGGGCGGTATTCGCGGCGGTCGGGATCGAGGGCATCGGGATTCCGGCACCCGGCCAGACACTCTTGGAGGCCGGCGCCTTGGTCTCCGCGGCTCCCGGCAGCAAGCTCAACATCTACCTGCTGCTGTTCGTTACCATCGTGGCGACCTCTCTCGGTCAGACCCTCGGCTATCTGATCGGGCGTTCGGGCGGGCGCGCGGTACTCGATCGGTTGCCGATCTCCAATCACGGCATCGAGAAGATCGAGCGCGCATTCAATCGCTATGGCGGCTGGCTCGTTGTTTTCGGTCGCTTCGTCGATGGGCCGCGCCAGCTCATCGGGCTCTTTTCCGGGGTCCTCAAGATGCCTTGGGGCCGTTTCATGCTCCTCAATCTTGTCGGCGCGGTCCTTTGGGCAAGCTTCTGGGCGCTCGGGGTCTATTATCTCGACTTGCATTTCGATGTGATGGTCACTGCGCTGCGTCAGCTCAACCCGTGGATCGCCGGTCTCACCATCCTTGGCGTCGTCCTTCTGCTGTTGTCCATGCTGATCGCCCTGATACGACGGCGGGGCCGGAATCACCCGAAGTAG
- a CDS encoding histidine phosphatase family protein, whose amino-acid sequence MELPMVYLARHGETAWSRSGQHTGLTDIPLSTEGERNAALLADRLEHIPFRKVLASPLIRAVRTCELAGFGAVAEIDRDLVEWDYGDYEGQTTQQIRAGRPDWRLFRDGCPGGESLDQVGERADRVIARVRATEGNVLLFSSGHFLRVFAARWLGLAPDAGRFFMLLTASLSALGYEHDLDEPVIRFWDDTNRCPSTPHKVVQ is encoded by the coding sequence ATGGAGCTCCCGATGGTCTATCTCGCTCGCCACGGCGAGACGGCGTGGAGCCGATCCGGCCAGCATACGGGTCTGACCGACATCCCGTTGAGCACCGAGGGCGAGCGCAATGCAGCGTTGCTCGCGGACCGGCTCGAGCACATTCCCTTTCGAAAGGTCTTGGCGAGCCCCCTGATCCGCGCCGTCCGCACCTGCGAGCTGGCAGGCTTCGGTGCGGTGGCCGAGATCGATCGAGACCTGGTCGAATGGGACTACGGCGACTACGAAGGGCAGACCACGCAACAGATTCGAGCCGGACGCCCCGACTGGCGGCTGTTTCGCGACGGCTGCCCCGGGGGCGAGTCGTTGGATCAGGTCGGTGAGCGGGCGGATCGGGTCATCGCCAGGGTTCGGGCGACCGAGGGAAACGTGCTCCTGTTCTCGAGTGGCCATTTTCTGCGTGTCTTCGCTGCGCGCTGGCTCGGGTTGGCGCCCGATGCCGGCCGATTCTTTATGCTCCTCACCGCGAGCTTGAGCGCGTTGGGTTACGAGCACGACCTCGACGAGCCTGTCATCCGTTTCTGGGATGACACGAACCGATGTCCATCAACGCCGCACAAGGTGGTGCAATGA
- the tal gene encoding transaldolase, giving the protein MNPTQRLHDSGQSLWLDNITRDLLTKGTLQRYIDELAVTGLTSNPTIFDHAIKNSSAYDDAIRERLVTGLPTEELFFEIALEDIGQAADLFRPIHERTSGVDGWVSLEVSPTLAHDTETTLAMARDLHRRADRPNLLIKIPGTPEGLPAIEDAIYAGIPVNVTLLFSREQYLAAAEAYLRGVERRIAAGLCPNVGSVASLFISRWDVAVADTVPAAMANRLGLAIGRRTDRAYRDLLATPRWQRAFNAGARPQRLLFASTGTKDPKAPDVLYVEGLAAPLTVNTMPEATLKAFADHGVSDAGRGAEADDAETVLADFAEAGVDIDALAQRLQDEGAASFVASWSELMAVIAAKGGAMNRPG; this is encoded by the coding sequence ATGAACCCGACTCAGCGGCTCCATGACTCAGGCCAAAGCCTGTGGCTCGACAACATCACCCGCGACCTTCTCACCAAAGGGACGCTGCAACGCTACATCGACGAACTGGCGGTGACGGGTCTCACGTCCAATCCGACCATCTTCGATCATGCGATCAAAAACAGCTCCGCCTATGACGATGCCATCCGCGAGCGTCTCGTGACCGGCCTGCCGACCGAGGAGCTGTTCTTCGAGATCGCCTTGGAGGACATCGGTCAGGCCGCGGATCTCTTTCGCCCGATCCACGAGCGGACGTCCGGAGTGGACGGATGGGTCTCGCTGGAGGTCTCGCCGACCCTGGCCCACGACACCGAGACGACACTCGCCATGGCCCGGGATCTCCATCGCCGGGCCGACCGGCCGAACCTGTTGATCAAGATCCCCGGCACCCCCGAGGGATTGCCCGCCATCGAGGACGCGATCTACGCCGGAATCCCGGTCAACGTGACCCTACTCTTCTCGCGCGAACAGTACCTGGCGGCCGCAGAGGCCTATCTGCGCGGCGTCGAGCGGCGCATTGCCGCCGGGCTGTGCCCGAACGTAGGCTCGGTGGCATCGCTGTTCATCAGCCGGTGGGACGTGGCGGTGGCCGACACGGTCCCCGCGGCGATGGCCAACAGGCTCGGGCTCGCCATCGGCCGGCGTACCGATCGAGCATATCGGGATCTGCTTGCAACGCCCCGCTGGCAGCGTGCATTCAACGCGGGCGCCCGGCCCCAGCGACTGCTCTTTGCGAGCACCGGAACCAAGGATCCCAAGGCACCGGATGTGCTGTATGTGGAGGGCTTGGCGGCACCCCTGACGGTCAACACCATGCCCGAGGCGACACTCAAGGCGTTCGCCGATCACGGCGTGTCCGATGCCGGCCGCGGTGCGGAGGCGGACGACGCGGAGACGGTGCTCGCGGACTTCGCCGAGGCAGGGGTCGACATCGATGCCTTGGCACAGCGACTACAGGACGAGGGTGCGGCCTCCTTCGTCGCCTCCTGGAGCGAGCTGATGGCCGTCATCGCCGCAAAAGGTGGTGCGATGAACCGGCCCGGGTGA
- a CDS encoding ROK family protein, whose product MKILAVDVGGTHVKILASGQSERREFESGPTLTAAAMVEQVKALAADWAYDRVTVGYPGPVLHNRPVAEPHNLSSGWVAFDFADAFGQPVKVMNDAAMQALGSYRGGKMLFLGLGTGLGSTMIVAGQIEPMELGHLPYRKGTYEDYVGLRGLQRHGKKKWRAFVADVVERLVAALEPDDVVLGGGNAKRLTELPAGCRLGDNANAFVGGFRVWEPKTGPQAALATLADESPSTSELQSPRP is encoded by the coding sequence TTGAAAATCCTCGCTGTCGATGTGGGTGGAACCCACGTCAAGATTCTCGCGAGCGGGCAGAGCGAGCGCCGGGAGTTCGAATCCGGACCCACCCTGACCGCTGCCGCGATGGTCGAGCAGGTCAAGGCATTGGCTGCAGACTGGGCGTACGACAGGGTCACCGTCGGCTACCCCGGTCCGGTGCTGCACAACCGCCCGGTGGCGGAGCCCCATAACCTTTCCTCGGGGTGGGTCGCGTTTGATTTCGCCGACGCCTTCGGTCAGCCGGTCAAGGTGATGAACGACGCGGCCATGCAGGCACTCGGGAGCTATCGGGGCGGGAAGATGCTGTTTCTCGGCCTCGGGACCGGGCTCGGGTCCACGATGATCGTGGCGGGTCAGATCGAGCCGATGGAGCTGGGCCACCTGCCCTACCGCAAGGGGACTTACGAGGATTATGTCGGGCTGCGCGGCCTCCAGCGACATGGCAAGAAAAAATGGCGGGCCTTTGTGGCGGACGTGGTCGAGCGTCTGGTGGCCGCTCTCGAGCCCGACGATGTGGTGCTCGGCGGCGGCAACGCGAAACGCCTGACCGAGCTGCCCGCAGGCTGTCGATTGGGAGACAACGCCAACGCCTTTGTCGGCGGGTTCCGGGTCTGGGAGCCGAAGACCGGCCCGCAAGCAGCGCTCGCCACGCTCGCCGATGAATCGCCGTCGACGTCAGAATTACAAAGCCCGAGGCCCTAA
- the pgi gene encoding glucose-6-phosphate isomerase produces MKPTQPHLTERPAWEALRAHRDVIAPLTLRGLFADDPGRGERLSLEAAGVYLDYSKNRATDETLALLVQLAEESGLRERIEAMFRGERINVSEDRAVLHVALRAPRSASILVDGVNVVDEVHQVLDRMAEFAEQVRSGAWKGHTGQRILNVVNIGIGGSDLGPVMAYEALKSYSDRSMTFRFVSNIDGTDFVEATRDLDPAETLFIVASKTFTTLETMTNAHAAREWVLQGLGGDSAAVAKHFVAVSTNAAEVSKFGIDTANMYGFWDWVGGRYSMDSAIGLSTMLAIGPEHFRAMLDGFHTMDEHFRTAPFARNMPVLMGLLALWYNNFFGAQTIAVLPYEQYLKRFPAYLQQLTMESNGKHVTLAGVPVAADTGPVYWGEPGTNGQHSFYQLIHQGTRLIPCDFIAFGQSLNPLGPHHDMLLANVFAQGEALAFGKTPEEVAAEGSPAWLVPHRTFEGNRPSNTLLLERLTPAALGKLVALYEHSVFTQGAIWDIDSFDQWGVELGKVLAKRILPELGHAEPELAHDSSTNALIRRYRQLRGPR; encoded by the coding sequence ATGAAACCCACTCAGCCACATCTAACCGAGCGCCCCGCTTGGGAAGCGCTCCGCGCCCACCGGGATGTCATCGCCCCGCTGACGCTGCGCGGACTGTTCGCAGACGACCCGGGACGCGGCGAGCGCCTCTCGCTCGAGGCCGCGGGAGTCTATCTCGACTACTCGAAGAATCGCGCCACGGACGAGACCCTCGCGCTCCTGGTGCAGCTCGCGGAAGAGTCGGGACTGCGCGAGCGCATCGAGGCGATGTTCCGCGGCGAGCGCATCAACGTCTCGGAGGACCGCGCCGTTCTGCATGTGGCCCTGCGCGCCCCGCGCAGCGCGTCGATCCTCGTCGATGGCGTGAACGTCGTCGATGAGGTGCACCAGGTGCTCGATCGCATGGCCGAATTCGCCGAGCAGGTCCGCAGCGGCGCATGGAAGGGACATACCGGTCAGCGAATCCTGAACGTCGTGAACATCGGCATCGGCGGCTCCGACCTCGGTCCCGTGATGGCTTACGAAGCGCTGAAGTCGTACAGCGACCGCTCCATGACCTTCCGCTTCGTGTCCAATATCGACGGCACGGACTTCGTGGAGGCAACCCGCGACCTGGATCCGGCGGAGACCCTCTTCATCGTCGCCTCCAAGACCTTCACGACCTTGGAGACCATGACCAATGCGCACGCGGCACGCGAGTGGGTGTTGCAGGGCCTGGGCGGGGACTCGGCGGCGGTTGCGAAGCATTTCGTCGCGGTCTCGACCAATGCGGCAGAGGTGTCGAAGTTCGGCATCGATACCGCCAACATGTATGGCTTCTGGGATTGGGTCGGCGGGCGCTACTCGATGGATTCCGCCATTGGGCTCTCGACCATGCTGGCGATCGGACCGGAGCACTTCCGGGCCATGCTCGACGGCTTCCACACGATGGACGAGCATTTCCGAACGGCGCCCTTCGCGCGGAACATGCCCGTCCTGATGGGACTGCTCGCGCTCTGGTACAACAACTTCTTCGGTGCCCAGACCATCGCGGTACTGCCCTATGAGCAATACCTCAAGCGCTTCCCGGCCTACCTGCAGCAGCTCACGATGGAGAGCAACGGCAAGCACGTGACCCTCGCCGGCGTACCGGTCGCCGCGGATACCGGTCCGGTCTATTGGGGCGAGCCGGGAACCAACGGCCAGCATTCGTTCTACCAGCTCATTCATCAGGGCACCCGACTCATCCCCTGCGACTTCATCGCCTTCGGGCAGTCGCTCAATCCGCTTGGGCCGCATCACGACATGCTGCTCGCCAACGTCTTCGCCCAAGGCGAGGCCCTGGCCTTCGGCAAGACACCCGAGGAGGTCGCGGCCGAGGGTTCGCCGGCGTGGCTGGTGCCGCACCGCACATTCGAAGGCAACCGGCCCTCCAATACGCTCTTGCTTGAACGGCTGACACCGGCCGCGCTCGGCAAGCTGGTCGCGCTCTACGAGCACAGTGTCTTCACGCAAGGGGCCATCTGGGACATCGACTCCTTCGACCAATGGGGAGTGGAGCTCGGGAAGGTGCTGGCCAAACGCATCCTGCCGGAGCTGGGACACGCCGAGCCCGAGCTTGCGCATGACAGCTCCACCAACGCCCTGATCCGTCGCTACCGACAGTTGCGAGGTCCGCGATGA
- a CDS encoding fructose bisphosphate aldolase encodes MSTLTVNEQQRRKIATQCGFIAALDQSGGSTPTALHAYGIDDGAWSTEEEMFALVHRMRTRIVTSPCFNGDRVFGAILFEGTMDRQIEGQLAADYLWGRKRVVPFLKVDKGLADQRDGARLMKPIPGLDDLLDKANAKGIFGTKMRSVILQADPVGIAAIVDQQLDLAVRILDAGLMPIVEPEVDIHCPEKGSAETLLRAALLAALERLPADQQLMLKLTLPEQNGLYADLVAHSQVLKVVALSGGYARSEGNLRLCRNPGVVASFSRALVEGLSARQSDADFDATLDESIQAIFEASMT; translated from the coding sequence ATGAGCACCTTGACCGTGAACGAGCAGCAGCGCCGCAAGATCGCGACCCAGTGCGGTTTCATTGCCGCCTTGGATCAAAGCGGCGGCAGTACACCCACGGCGTTGCACGCCTATGGGATCGATGACGGGGCCTGGTCCACCGAGGAGGAGATGTTCGCTCTGGTGCATCGCATGCGCACCCGCATCGTGACCAGCCCCTGTTTCAACGGCGACCGCGTCTTCGGGGCCATCCTGTTCGAGGGCACCATGGATCGACAGATCGAAGGGCAGCTCGCCGCGGACTATCTCTGGGGCCGAAAACGCGTCGTGCCGTTCCTCAAGGTGGACAAGGGTCTTGCGGATCAGCGGGACGGGGCTCGGCTGATGAAGCCGATACCGGGCTTGGATGACCTGCTCGATAAGGCCAATGCCAAGGGCATTTTCGGCACCAAGATGCGCTCGGTGATCCTCCAAGCCGACCCCGTCGGAATCGCGGCCATCGTGGATCAGCAGCTCGATCTGGCGGTCCGGATCCTCGACGCGGGCCTAATGCCGATCGTCGAGCCCGAGGTCGACATCCATTGCCCCGAGAAGGGCTCCGCCGAGACGCTGCTCCGGGCGGCCCTGCTCGCCGCGCTCGAACGGCTGCCGGCCGACCAGCAGCTGATGCTCAAGCTGACCCTACCGGAACAGAACGGCCTCTACGCCGACCTGGTTGCGCATTCGCAGGTCCTAAAGGTCGTCGCACTCTCCGGCGGCTACGCCCGATCGGAAGGCAACCTGCGCCTGTGCCGCAACCCCGGGGTGGTGGCGAGTTTCTCCCGCGCCTTGGTCGAGGGTCTTTCAGCTCGGCAGTCCGATGCAGACTTCGATGCGACCCTGGATGAGTCTATCCAGGCGATCTTCGAGGCGTCCATGACATGA
- the gnd gene encoding phosphogluconate dehydrogenase (NAD(+)-dependent, decarboxylating), whose translation MQLGMIGLGRMGANMVRRLIAGGHDCVVFDRSPDAVNQLVAERATGASSLEDLVQKLEQPRALWLMVPAAVVDETIDALLPHLAPEDILIDGGNSYYVDDIRRAKALSARGIHYVDVGTSGGVWGLERGYCMMIGGEPATVKHLDPIFARLAPGIGNIDRTPHRDPAKGTAEQGYLHCGQNGAGHFVKMVHNGIEYGIMAAYAEGLNVLAAANVGKQTHEIDAETTPLRDPEHYRYDLDLADIAEVWRRGSVIASWLLDLTAGALSEDPTLGKFAGRVSDSGEGRWTIKAGVDEGVPTPVLSAALYERFSSRGNAELQNKLLSAMRYEFGGHNEKPSA comes from the coding sequence ATGCAGCTCGGAATGATCGGCCTCGGCCGAATGGGCGCCAACATGGTGCGGCGGCTCATCGCAGGGGGACACGACTGTGTGGTGTTCGACCGCTCGCCGGATGCGGTGAATCAGTTGGTCGCCGAGCGTGCGACCGGGGCAAGCTCACTCGAAGATCTGGTGCAGAAACTGGAACAGCCCCGGGCCCTGTGGCTGATGGTCCCCGCCGCGGTGGTGGACGAGACGATCGATGCGCTGCTGCCGCACCTTGCGCCGGAGGATATCTTGATCGATGGCGGCAACTCCTATTACGTGGACGACATCCGTCGCGCTAAGGCGCTCTCGGCCCGGGGCATCCACTACGTCGATGTCGGAACGAGCGGCGGCGTCTGGGGCCTGGAGCGCGGCTACTGCATGATGATCGGTGGTGAGCCGGCGACGGTGAAGCACCTCGACCCGATCTTCGCCCGGCTTGCGCCGGGGATCGGCAACATCGACCGCACGCCGCACCGCGACCCGGCCAAGGGCACCGCCGAGCAGGGATACCTGCACTGCGGGCAGAACGGCGCTGGCCACTTCGTGAAGATGGTCCACAACGGCATCGAGTATGGGATCATGGCCGCTTACGCCGAGGGGCTCAACGTGCTCGCCGCCGCGAACGTCGGCAAGCAGACGCATGAGATCGATGCCGAGACGACACCGCTGCGCGACCCCGAGCATTACCGGTACGACCTCGACCTGGCGGACATTGCAGAGGTGTGGCGCCGCGGCAGCGTGATTGCGTCCTGGCTGCTCGATCTCACCGCAGGCGCGCTGAGCGAGGACCCCACGCTCGGCAAGTTCGCGGGGCGCGTGTCCGATTCCGGCGAAGGGCGCTGGACGATCAAGGCGGGCGTTGACGAGGGCGTGCCCACCCCGGTGCTGTCCGCAGCGCTGTACGAGCGTTTCAGCTCCCGCGGCAACGCCGAACTCCAGAACAAGCTGCTGTCGGCCATGCGCTACGAGTTCGGCGGACACAACGAGAAACCGTCGGCATAA
- the zwf gene encoding glucose-6-phosphate dehydrogenase, producing MSELQSDALVFFGATGDLAYKKIFPALQAMVKRGTLTVPVIGVAKAGWDLEQLKARAKASLEEHGGGADPQAFPRLMDLLGYVDGDYADAATFQTLRQRLGDARRPAHYLAIPPVLFGAVVEQLAKAGCTTPGTRVVVEKPFGHDLDSARALNTILLATFDEDHIFRIDHYLGKRPVHNMVFFRFTNPLLESLWSREHVKSVQITMAEDFGVQGRGAFYDQTGTIRDVVQNHLFQVLANLAMEPPARTDSESMRDEKVKVLKAIPPLTAADLVRGRFRGYLDEPGVAPESTTETFAALRLKIENWRWEGVPFFIRAGKSLPVTCTEVVAHLKRAPRVFPDCRPHRNYFRFRISPANEMAFGLTVMDAEEKGLGQATELLASRHAEANEMDAYERVLTDAMSGDRTLFAREDYVEEAWRIVDPVLTAGTPVHDYAPGTWGPPETEQVAPPEGWVNPVVAG from the coding sequence ATGAGCGAGCTGCAATCCGATGCACTGGTCTTCTTCGGCGCCACCGGAGATCTCGCGTACAAGAAGATCTTCCCGGCGCTGCAGGCGATGGTGAAGCGCGGCACGCTGACGGTTCCGGTGATCGGCGTGGCGAAGGCCGGCTGGGACCTCGAACAGCTTAAGGCGCGCGCCAAGGCGAGTCTCGAGGAGCACGGCGGCGGGGCCGATCCGCAGGCCTTTCCCCGACTGATGGATCTGCTCGGATACGTGGATGGCGACTACGCCGACGCCGCGACCTTTCAGACCTTACGCCAACGGCTCGGCGACGCCCGGCGCCCCGCACACTACCTCGCGATCCCCCCGGTGCTGTTCGGGGCTGTGGTGGAGCAATTGGCGAAGGCCGGGTGCACGACCCCGGGCACCCGCGTCGTGGTCGAGAAGCCCTTCGGCCACGATCTGGACTCGGCGCGCGCACTGAACACGATCCTGCTGGCCACGTTCGACGAGGACCACATCTTCCGCATCGATCATTACCTGGGGAAGCGACCGGTCCACAATATGGTGTTCTTTCGGTTCACCAACCCGCTGCTCGAGTCGCTGTGGAGCCGCGAGCACGTCAAAAGCGTGCAGATCACCATGGCGGAAGACTTCGGCGTGCAGGGCCGCGGCGCCTTCTACGACCAGACCGGCACGATCCGCGACGTGGTGCAGAATCACCTGTTCCAGGTGCTCGCGAATCTGGCCATGGAGCCGCCGGCGCGCACCGACAGCGAGTCCATGCGCGACGAGAAGGTCAAGGTACTGAAGGCGATCCCACCCCTGACGGCGGCCGATCTGGTGCGCGGTCGGTTCCGCGGCTACCTCGACGAACCGGGTGTCGCCCCCGAGTCCACCACGGAGACCTTCGCGGCGCTGCGTCTCAAGATCGAAAACTGGCGCTGGGAAGGTGTGCCCTTCTTCATCCGCGCCGGCAAATCGCTCCCGGTCACTTGCACCGAGGTCGTTGCCCATCTGAAGCGGGCACCGCGGGTCTTCCCGGACTGCCGGCCTCACCGCAACTACTTCCGGTTCCGGATCTCCCCGGCCAACGAGATGGCGTTCGGACTCACGGTCATGGACGCCGAGGAGAAGGGTTTGGGACAAGCCACCGAGCTGCTGGCAAGCCGGCACGCGGAGGCGAACGAAATGGATGCCTACGAGCGTGTGCTGACCGACGCGATGAGCGGCGACCGGACCCTCTTCGCGCGGGAGGACTATGTGGAGGAAGCCTGGCGCATCGTCGATCCGGTGCTCACGGCGGGGACGCCGGTGCACGACTACGCGCCCGGCACCTGGGGTCCGCCAGAGACCGAGCAGGTCGCGCCACCGGAGGGCTGGGTCAACCCGGTGGTGGCCGGTTAA